A region of the Nerophis lumbriciformis linkage group LG13, RoL_Nlum_v2.1, whole genome shotgun sequence genome:
TATTCTTTTGGTGCTTCAGACTTCTTACTGTTGTCAGCCATGTCTTATGACAGGTATGTGTCTATCTGCAAACCTCTGCATTATCCAACTATCATGGGAAAAAGAACTGTTATTGTCCTCTTGACTTTGGCCTGGTTTCTACCTGCATGTGAGGTTGTAGTGTCAACTGTGATTAGTTTTCAACAAAAACTTTGTGACTTCACAACAAAAGGCATTTTTTGTAACAATACAATTTTTAAGCTTCACTGTGTAAAATCAGCATTTGTTACCCTTTATGGTTTGTTTGTAATGATGAGTTTTGCTGTTGTTCCTGTGATGTTCATCCTTTTTACGTACATAAAGATATTTATAGTAACTTATCACAGCTGTGCAGAAGTCAGGAAAAAAGCGGCAGAGACATGTTTACCTCACCTGATGGTTTTATTCAGCTTCTCTTGTTTGTGTCTGTTTGATGTCATCATTGCTCGATTGGAGTCAGGTCTTTCAAAACTTGTGCGTTTAATAATGGCTTTACAAATAGTTGTGTATAATCCTTTGTTCAATCCAATCATTTATGGAGTGAAAATGAAAGAAATCTGGAAACACATCAAGAGATTGTTTTATCAACTGGTGCACTAAAGAAAATGATCCCACTTGTtcgctacttggatgagaggggaaacgtcttctaagacaaaccaaacagtccagttgtgatcgtttgaatgccctgagaacacAATGACCCGGGTGAGTGACAACATCCATAGACATAGGATTGAAGTCTTTATTTCCCCCGGCCTAAATGTTCTTTAAAaagtaattcacattatcatgtgTTTGTAGGATGTATACATGGAATAAAAAGGAGGCCTAGAGCCATAATTACTGATGTCATTGTATATAGGAAAATATTATTCTT
Encoded here:
- the LOC133613153 gene encoding olfactory receptor 10J4-like; translation: MDAEFNGTFITLGGFVEMDKYRFIYFVILLTLYILILCTNCTIIHLIWIHRNLHEPMYIFIAALSLNSLLFSTAIYPKPFIDVLSQKQTISHPACLFQYFLYYSFGASDFLLLSAMSYDRYVSICKPLHYPTIMGKRTVIVLLTLAWFLPACEVVVSTVISFQQKLCDFTTKGIFCNNTIFKLHCVKSAFVTLYGLFVMMSFAVVPVMFILFTYIKIFIVTYHSCAEVRKKAAETCLPHLMVLFSFSCLCLFDVIIARLESGLSKLVRLIMALQIVVYNPLFNPIIYGVKMKEIWKHIKRLFYQLVH